A portion of the Edaphobacter bradus genome contains these proteins:
- a CDS encoding flagellar basal body P-ring protein FlgI: MAALLIFSTSAGATDIPTTKLARIKDIASIEGIRDNQLVGYGIVVGLQGTGDSQQTAFPIQTLAATLLRMGVSVPASSIRVQNLAAVFISATLPPFAQPGTKIDVTASSAGDARSLEGGLLLMTPLYGADGKIYAQAQGPLVVGGYAVSVNGNTKQVNHPNTARIPFGAIVERGVSLDLRDRHSLSLMLNDADFRSAESVAGAINHNLGRPTASVIDSRRIDLAIQPGEDVPELLARVESTEVSLFPRAKVIVNERTGTVVIGGTVVLQPVSILHGGLAINVVSHFEISQPSFSSTGTTQIVRQTSVSAQDKPVNRIELKEGATVDDLVRSLQTIGATARDVISILQAMKSAGALEAEIEVL; encoded by the coding sequence ATGGCTGCACTCCTCATCTTCAGCACCTCAGCTGGAGCGACAGACATCCCAACCACCAAGCTCGCACGCATCAAAGACATCGCCTCCATCGAAGGCATCCGCGACAACCAGCTAGTCGGCTACGGAATCGTCGTCGGCCTGCAGGGCACAGGCGACAGCCAGCAGACCGCCTTCCCCATCCAGACCCTCGCCGCCACGCTCCTCCGCATGGGAGTCAGCGTTCCCGCCTCCTCCATCCGCGTGCAGAACCTCGCCGCCGTCTTCATCTCCGCCACGCTCCCGCCCTTCGCCCAACCCGGAACCAAGATCGACGTCACCGCCTCTTCTGCCGGCGACGCCCGCAGCCTCGAAGGCGGCCTCCTCCTCATGACTCCGCTCTACGGAGCCGACGGCAAGATCTACGCCCAGGCCCAGGGCCCGCTCGTCGTCGGAGGCTACGCCGTCAGCGTCAACGGCAACACCAAGCAGGTCAACCACCCCAACACCGCCCGCATTCCCTTCGGGGCCATCGTCGAGCGCGGAGTCTCCCTCGACCTCAGAGACCGCCACTCCCTCTCGTTGATGCTCAACGACGCCGACTTCCGCAGCGCCGAATCCGTCGCCGGAGCCATCAACCACAACCTCGGCCGCCCCACCGCCAGCGTCATCGACAGCCGCCGCATCGACCTCGCCATCCAGCCCGGCGAAGACGTCCCCGAACTCCTCGCCCGCGTCGAGTCCACCGAGGTCTCCCTCTTCCCCCGCGCCAAGGTCATCGTCAACGAGCGCACCGGAACCGTCGTCATCGGCGGAACCGTCGTCCTCCAGCCCGTCTCCATCCTGCATGGAGGCCTCGCAATCAACGTCGTCAGCCACTTCGAGATCTCGCAGCCATCCTTCTCCTCCACCGGAACCACTCAGATCGTCCGCCAGACCAGCGTCAGCGCCCAGGACAAGCCCGTCAACCGCATCGAGCTCAAAGAGGGCGCCACCGTCGACGACCTCGTCCGCAGCCTCCAGACCATCGGAGCCACAGCCCGCGACGTCATCTCCATCCTTCAGGCCATGAAGTCCGCCGGAGCCCTCGAAGCCGAGATCGAGGTCCTATGA
- the flgM gene encoding flagellar biosynthesis anti-sigma factor FlgM, translated as MSYTSGIGNLQQILTSLAAAQTGKTQQTNVEQGPTGSGLSAAPTEKTDQTHLSSTGGLIAQALDSGSDVRTGKVAQLQQAIAAGTYNVSSSDVASKLIDSLLK; from the coding sequence ATGAGTTATACAAGCGGTATCGGCAACCTGCAGCAGATCCTGACCTCCCTCGCAGCCGCCCAGACCGGCAAGACCCAGCAGACGAACGTCGAGCAGGGACCAACCGGCAGCGGCCTCTCTGCCGCCCCCACCGAAAAGACCGACCAGACCCACCTCAGCTCGACCGGCGGACTCATCGCCCAGGCCCTCGACAGCGGCTCCGACGTCCGCACCGGCAAAGTCGCCCAGCTCCAGCAAGCCATCGCCGCCGGAACCTACAACGTCTCCTCGTCCGACGTCGCCAGCAAGCTCATCGACTCTCTCCTCAAATAG